The Saprospiraceae bacterium genome includes a window with the following:
- a CDS encoding class I SAM-dependent methyltransferase yields MNMLQTAERVSDVDASDNYIYQRSLLAYHEAAKIVSGDILEIGTGSGYGIKIISPKADKYVTLDKFDNEQVQSMVKTYSNVSFTKMEVPPLSGIPDNSFDFVITFQVIEHIEDDKAFVSEIHRVLKKGGKLIVSTPNIKMTLTRNPWHIREYTTGELDTLLKVKFPSVIKNGVYGNEKVFEYYEKNKKSVERITRFDIFDLQHKAPRWMLQIPYDILNRINRRRLLKDNTGLVSDFSLDDYSISEAKETCLDLYYIAEK; encoded by the coding sequence ATAAATATGTTACAAACAGCCGAAAGAGTTTCAGATGTAGACGCATCAGACAATTATATTTATCAGCGATCATTATTGGCATACCATGAAGCAGCCAAAATTGTTTCCGGAGATATTCTGGAGATAGGTACCGGTAGCGGCTATGGTATAAAAATCATCAGTCCAAAAGCAGATAAGTATGTCACCCTTGACAAGTTTGATAATGAACAAGTGCAATCGATGGTCAAAACTTATTCCAATGTTAGTTTTACTAAAATGGAGGTTCCTCCACTTAGTGGAATTCCTGACAATTCATTTGATTTTGTGATTACCTTTCAGGTTATAGAGCATATTGAAGACGACAAGGCTTTTGTTAGTGAAATACATAGGGTACTTAAAAAAGGTGGTAAACTCATCGTATCCACCCCAAACATCAAAATGACCCTAACCCGCAATCCTTGGCATATCCGCGAATACACCACCGGTGAACTTGATACTTTGCTAAAAGTCAAATTTCCATCTGTCATTAAAAACGGAGTTTATGGAAATGAAAAAGTCTTTGAATACTACGAAAAAAATAAAAAATCAGTAGAGCGAATCACTCGGTTCGATATTTTTGACTTGCAACATAAAGCTCCAAGATGGATGTTACAGATTCCGTATGATATCCTCAACAGAATAAATCGTCGTCGGCTTCTTAAAGATAACACAGGTTTAGTCTCTGACTTCTCCCTGGATGATTATAGTATCAGTGAAGCTAAAGAGACTTGTTTAGACTTGTATTATATAGCAGAAAAGTAG
- a CDS encoding amidase — translation MISKFSRFFFILLWLVGGILGQSVIAQSVDDIPYIYNKEHQISRMRFKVLFSNVRDHFAVTSVFKNEITLFGREKYESLMPLILEKDIPYIQKQIDDNLLTYKDLVTFYVYRIHEIEGNKDMALNAIMSLNKDAIREAEICDKERKRKKRHPIYGMPLLLKDNIGYDGLPTTAGAEILKNNLVKDAFIVKKLKEKGAIILGKTNLSEWAYYFCSGCPLGYSAVGGQSLNPYGRFIFETGGSSSGSGTAIAANLAVAAIGTETSGSILSPSSLNSVTGLKPTVGTLSRTGIIPISSTLDTPGPMTKNVTDNAILMDAMTGYDKADPSSKKNSGKIKYQKALKVLDLNGKRIGMFKHLMENSGYVRISEILKKSGAKIIILDAQSGALQGFLSILNIDMKNDLQAYLSAQTHGLGSIKNVMDIMNYNRENMALRAPYGQALFNVVVTDTTSATKLVKIKNDLESSGKSFFNDMIKKHQLDLILSVNNQHAAIAAVAKFPCLTLPMGYKDNGEPHGITLILPSGQEEKLYSFAFTIESRTHFRIMPKAYN, via the coding sequence ATGATTTCTAAATTTTCCAGGTTTTTCTTTATTCTATTATGGTTAGTGGGCGGGATTTTGGGGCAAAGTGTCATAGCTCAGTCTGTTGATGATATTCCATATATCTACAACAAAGAGCATCAGATATCAAGGATGAGATTTAAGGTGCTATTTTCCAATGTGAGAGATCATTTTGCTGTCACATCAGTGTTTAAGAATGAAATTACTTTATTCGGTAGAGAAAAATATGAATCTCTTATGCCCTTGATATTGGAAAAAGATATTCCATATATTCAGAAACAAATTGATGATAACCTATTGACATACAAAGATTTAGTGACTTTTTACGTCTACAGAATTCACGAGATTGAAGGCAATAAAGATATGGCTCTCAATGCCATCATGAGTCTCAATAAGGATGCAATAAGAGAAGCTGAAATATGTGACAAAGAACGGAAAAGAAAAAAAAGACACCCAATCTATGGTATGCCCTTGCTGCTCAAAGATAACATAGGATATGATGGTCTGCCTACAACGGCGGGAGCTGAAATCTTAAAAAACAATTTGGTAAAGGATGCATTTATTGTCAAAAAACTCAAAGAGAAAGGGGCCATCATTCTTGGCAAAACCAATCTCAGCGAGTGGGCTTATTACTTCTGTAGTGGATGTCCGCTGGGATATAGTGCCGTAGGAGGTCAGAGTCTAAATCCATATGGTAGGTTTATATTTGAGACTGGTGGTTCAAGCTCTGGCAGTGGCACCGCAATAGCTGCCAACCTGGCAGTAGCTGCGATAGGAACTGAAACATCAGGGTCAATACTTTCTCCTTCTTCCCTTAACTCAGTAACAGGATTGAAACCTACTGTAGGAACCCTCAGCCGCACCGGTATTATACCTATATCGAGCACACTTGATACACCCGGTCCTATGACAAAAAATGTAACAGATAATGCTATTCTCATGGATGCCATGACAGGTTATGACAAGGCTGATCCTTCATCAAAAAAAAATTCAGGAAAAATTAAATATCAAAAAGCATTAAAAGTTCTTGATCTGAACGGTAAAAGAATAGGGATGTTTAAACACCTCATGGAAAATTCTGGTTATGTTAGAATTTCAGAAATATTAAAAAAGAGCGGTGCTAAAATAATTATTCTTGATGCTCAGAGTGGTGCACTCCAAGGTTTTTTATCCATTCTTAACATTGATATGAAAAACGACCTTCAGGCATATCTGTCTGCACAAACTCACGGCCTAGGAAGTATCAAAAACGTTATGGATATCATGAATTATAACAGAGAAAATATGGCTTTGAGAGCACCCTATGGTCAGGCTTTATTCAATGTTGTTGTCACCGATACTACCTCAGCAACAAAGCTTGTTAAGATTAAAAACGACCTCGAAAGTTCAGGTAAGTCATTTTTTAATGACATGATTAAAAAGCATCAATTAGACTTAATCCTATCTGTCAATAATCAGCATGCTGCCATAGCAGCTGTAGCAAAATTTCCATGCCTTACTTTGCCCATGGGATATAAAGACAATGGAGAACCTCATGGCATTACGTTGATCCTTCCTTCGGGTCAGGAAGAAAAACTTTATTCATTTGCTTTCACCATCGAATCCAGGACCCACTTCAGAATCATGCCCAAAGCATATAACTGA
- a CDS encoding aminoacyl-tRNA hydrolase — protein MKYLIAGLGNIGAQYENTRHNIGFDVLDHLAKDSGVTFSSNTLGDLVEIKHKGRTLILLKPNTYMNLSGKAVKYWVDKHKIQPENLMVIVDDMHLDLGKLRLRDKGSDGGHNGLKDIQEKFGHSNYVRLRMGIGKDFHPGQQVNYVLGRWKKEEQPDVDIMIGKASRAIKNFVTIGLKLTMDELNK, from the coding sequence ATGAAATACTTAATTGCTGGTCTGGGCAATATCGGCGCTCAATATGAAAATACACGTCACAATATAGGTTTTGACGTTTTAGACCATCTGGCAAAAGACTCAGGTGTGACTTTTAGTTCAAACACTCTGGGAGACCTTGTGGAAATAAAGCATAAAGGCAGAACACTAATATTGCTCAAACCCAATACCTATATGAATTTAAGCGGAAAGGCCGTTAAATATTGGGTAGACAAACACAAAATTCAGCCAGAAAATCTAATGGTAATCGTTGATGACATGCACTTGGATCTCGGTAAACTCAGACTAAGGGACAAAGGGAGTGATGGTGGTCATAATGGACTTAAGGACATCCAGGAGAAGTTTGGCCATAGTAATTATGTCAGGTTACGCATGGGTATAGGTAAAGACTTTCATCCGGGGCAACAAGTAAATTACGTTTTGGGCAGGTGGAAAAAAGAAGAACAACCTGATGTTGACATTATGATAGGAAAAGCTTCGCGTGCTATAAAAAATTTTGTCACAATAGGTCTCAAGCTCACTATGGACGAGCTCAATAAATGA
- a CDS encoding DUF4197 domain-containing protein codes for MNRLVLFLLPLFLLSCDPKDLQRVLDSVSNVPLSNADIAAGLKQALDKGVDQSVMTLSAQDGYYASIYKILLPEEATKVIDKLKFIPGFSNLEEEAIKRINKAAEDAATKAGPIFLNAIKGMTFDDVMKILMGEKNAATTYLHNKTYQALYNEFKPVMNSSLNKFGALDLWSDAIGKYNSLPFVTKVNPDLADHVSNKALVGLFSLVEKKELGIRTDISQRTTDLLKKVFAKQD; via the coding sequence ATGAATAGATTAGTTTTATTTCTTCTCCCATTATTTTTGCTTTCGTGCGATCCAAAGGACCTGCAAAGAGTACTGGACTCCGTGAGTAATGTTCCGCTCTCCAATGCTGATATAGCAGCAGGATTGAAACAAGCTCTCGACAAAGGCGTAGATCAAAGTGTCATGACTCTTTCTGCTCAGGATGGATACTATGCTTCTATTTATAAGATATTGCTTCCGGAAGAAGCAACAAAAGTCATTGATAAGTTAAAATTTATACCCGGATTTTCAAATCTTGAAGAAGAAGCCATAAAAAGAATCAACAAGGCAGCTGAAGATGCAGCAACCAAGGCCGGACCTATCTTTCTTAATGCCATCAAGGGCATGACTTTTGATGATGTGATGAAGATCTTAATGGGTGAAAAAAATGCCGCGACTACCTACCTGCACAATAAAACATATCAGGCACTATACAATGAATTTAAACCGGTGATGAACTCATCACTTAATAAATTTGGTGCTCTTGACTTATGGAGTGATGCTATAGGTAAGTACAATAGCCTTCCATTTGTAACTAAAGTGAATCCGGATCTGGCTGATCATGTAAGTAACAAAGCTCTGGTGGGCTTATTTTCTTTAGTTGAGAAAAAGGAGTTGGGTATAAGAACTGATATTTCCCAACGAACTACTGACTTGTTAAAAAAGGTATTTGCCAAACAAGACTAA
- the murA gene encoding UDP-N-acetylglucosamine 1-carboxyvinyltransferase, with product MSNQAFRVQGNAHLSGTIEPQGAKNEALQIISAVLLTNKKVIIKNIPDILDIRKQIELLQGLGVKVERKSQNEYSFQADDIDTDHLSSVEYQENAKKIRGSVMLLGPLLARFKKAYLPKPGGDKIGRRRLDTHFIGFQKLGASFNYDEKEDQYYIGAERLKGTFILMDEISVTGTANVLMAAVLAEGITQIYNAACEPYLQQLSKMLNNMGARISGVGSNLLTIHGVESLGGTEHTILPDMIEIGSFIGLAAMTQSSLTISNVSVPNLGIIPSTFEKLGIQIDIKGDDLYIPAQDVYEIQSFIDGSIMTIYDAPWPGFTPDLLSIVLVVAIQSRGSILIHQKMFESRLFFVDKLIDMGAQSILCDPHRATVIGLERKSQLRGIRMSSPDIRAGVSLLIAALSARSESIISNISQIDRGYQNIDGRLNALGAQIERIEE from the coding sequence ATGTCCAATCAAGCTTTCAGGGTACAAGGGAATGCTCATCTCTCTGGCACAATTGAACCGCAGGGTGCTAAAAATGAAGCACTCCAAATCATCAGTGCAGTACTCCTCACCAACAAAAAAGTGATCATAAAAAATATTCCTGATATCCTTGACATCAGGAAGCAGATAGAATTGCTTCAGGGTCTCGGGGTAAAAGTAGAAAGGAAAAGCCAAAACGAATATTCATTTCAGGCAGATGATATCGATACGGATCATCTATCATCGGTTGAATATCAGGAAAATGCTAAAAAAATACGCGGCTCTGTTATGTTATTGGGCCCGTTATTGGCAAGATTTAAAAAAGCATATCTTCCTAAACCGGGTGGCGACAAAATCGGACGAAGGAGGTTGGATACTCATTTTATCGGCTTTCAGAAATTAGGCGCATCTTTTAATTATGACGAGAAAGAAGACCAATACTATATAGGAGCGGAACGACTTAAAGGGACCTTTATCCTCATGGATGAGATTTCGGTCACTGGTACAGCAAATGTGCTGATGGCTGCAGTGTTGGCAGAAGGGATCACTCAGATTTATAACGCCGCATGTGAACCGTATTTACAACAATTAAGTAAAATGCTCAATAATATGGGCGCAAGAATTTCCGGAGTTGGTTCTAATCTATTGACCATTCATGGTGTCGAGAGCCTTGGAGGTACTGAACATACTATTCTTCCGGATATGATTGAGATTGGTAGTTTTATAGGACTGGCAGCTATGACCCAATCTTCATTGACCATTTCCAATGTATCTGTTCCCAATCTGGGCATCATTCCATCTACATTTGAAAAGCTGGGTATTCAGATCGACATCAAAGGAGATGATCTTTACATTCCTGCTCAGGATGTCTATGAGATTCAGAGTTTCATCGATGGATCCATTATGACGATTTACGATGCTCCATGGCCGGGATTTACTCCGGATTTACTGAGTATTGTACTGGTCGTTGCTATTCAGTCTCGGGGCAGCATCCTCATTCATCAAAAAATGTTTGAAAGCCGACTATTTTTTGTCGATAAACTCATAGATATGGGTGCTCAGAGTATTTTGTGTGACCCACACAGAGCTACTGTGATAGGATTGGAGAGAAAATCACAGCTTCGGGGCATTCGTATGAGTTCTCCGGATATCAGAGCAGGAGTGTCTCTTCTTATCGCAGCCTTGTCTGCCAGAAGCGAAAGCATCATTTCCAATATCAGTCAGATTGACAGAGGTTACCAGAATATTGACGGACGACTCAATGCCTTGGGTGCACAGATAGAAAGGATAGAGGAGTAG
- a CDS encoding cupin domain-containing protein — MERRNFLQSSLLLAGLNINPLIYNYNNIPSSDPIKPFLLPAEPPLSNNGNMTIKVWVRNGATNGLFSSVECAVAPKIMGPAPHAHKELDELMYVLEGTASVLLGDEIVEIKAGGWHMRPRMIKHTFFNASDQPLRFIDMYFNQPFEEYLEALFFKLTPENGYPSGSEKKGAEIKKLTEKFGLIRFDDADQQKKQLIKEYGLK; from the coding sequence ATGGAGCGTCGCAATTTTTTACAATCATCATTACTTCTTGCTGGTTTGAATATAAACCCACTCATTTATAATTACAATAATATACCTTCATCAGATCCTATAAAACCATTTTTGTTGCCTGCAGAACCTCCCTTGTCAAATAATGGCAATATGACCATCAAGGTATGGGTTAGAAACGGTGCAACAAATGGTCTTTTTTCCAGTGTAGAGTGTGCTGTCGCACCAAAAATAATGGGCCCTGCGCCACATGCGCACAAAGAATTGGATGAGCTAATGTATGTACTGGAAGGTACTGCAAGTGTTCTGTTGGGTGATGAAATCGTCGAAATTAAAGCAGGAGGATGGCATATGAGACCACGCATGATTAAACACACTTTTTTTAATGCATCTGATCAGCCTCTTCGTTTTATTGATATGTACTTCAATCAACCTTTTGAAGAATATCTGGAAGCTCTGTTCTTTAAACTCACACCAGAAAACGGATATCCAAGTGGCTCGGAAAAAAAAGGAGCAGAAATAAAAAAACTGACGGAAAAATTTGGGTTGATAAGATTTGATGATGCAGATCAACAAAAAAAACAGCTAATTAAGGAATATGGCTTGAAGTAA
- a CDS encoding AAA family ATPase, translating into MSDVYQSDVQAVDAMASSYKLLKEEIGKVIVGQDDVVRAVIISLFSNGHSLLVGVPGLAKTLLVSTIADVLDLEFKRIQFTPDLMPSDITGSEILDESRHFKFNKGPLFTNILLADEINRTPPKTQAALLEAMQEKSVTVAGARHVLPKPFFVLATQNPIEQEGTYPLPEAQLDRFMFNIPLDYPSYDEEVQVVKSTTSNEKYTLRNILTGEQIMGFQSLVRKIPIADNVLEYAVTLASKTRPNTSLATAEVNNYISWGAGPRASQYLVLGAKCHAAINGKYSPDKEDVQAIANYVLRHRIVRNYKAEAEGISEEQIIKNLF; encoded by the coding sequence ATGAGTGATGTGTATCAATCAGATGTTCAGGCGGTAGATGCGATGGCGTCTTCCTATAAATTACTGAAGGAGGAGATAGGCAAAGTAATCGTAGGGCAGGATGATGTGGTCAGAGCCGTTATTATTTCATTATTCAGCAATGGTCATAGTCTGCTTGTAGGTGTTCCGGGACTTGCAAAAACACTTTTGGTCAGCACTATTGCAGATGTTCTGGATCTCGAATTTAAACGTATACAATTCACACCTGACCTGATGCCGTCAGATATCACAGGGTCTGAAATTCTGGACGAAAGCAGGCATTTTAAATTTAATAAAGGTCCGCTTTTTACCAATATCCTTCTCGCTGATGAGATCAACAGAACGCCGCCGAAAACGCAGGCAGCGCTTCTTGAAGCCATGCAGGAAAAATCAGTAACTGTAGCTGGTGCAAGACATGTACTTCCCAAACCATTTTTTGTATTGGCAACTCAAAACCCAATAGAGCAGGAAGGTACTTATCCGTTACCGGAGGCACAATTGGACAGATTTATGTTCAATATACCTTTGGATTACCCAAGTTATGATGAAGAGGTTCAGGTGGTAAAATCCACTACATCAAACGAAAAATATACTTTGCGCAACATTCTGACCGGTGAACAGATCATGGGCTTTCAATCATTGGTCAGAAAAATACCCATTGCGGACAATGTCCTGGAGTATGCTGTAACATTGGCTTCCAAAACGAGACCAAATACCAGTCTTGCTACCGCTGAAGTCAACAACTATATCTCTTGGGGTGCCGGCCCCCGAGCGTCGCAATATCTCGTACTGGGCGCTAAATGCCATGCAGCTATCAATGGCAAATATTCTCCGGATAAGGAAGATGTACAAGCTATCGCAAACTATGTATTACGGCACAGAATTGTAAGGAATTATAAGGCAGAAGCTGAAGGTATCAGTGAAGAACAAATTATCAAAAACCTGTTTTAG
- a CDS encoding histidine kinase: MHYQIYKFWFNLTIIIFWLPYNLFAQQSYQTNIYGIKDGLSSELCRSMYRDKTGFLWISTDKGLNRYDGNSFYTFKHKAGDLNSISNNSCNGMLEDSKGRLWINTDDGLSLFDHKNHTFKNYYPDTTVMPIQGISYTEMLEDQSGRIWIGGYFDVLIFDPETEKFVKSGWYDFAFNAGIIKSEQRNSITQSIKRKSKTEFWLMTVYGLFSVQTTSMVFKYHPHPDVKDYFAFNIHEIDKNGTLWIGTYDQCFYTYHSSTETWKHHTCPPAPNYLTDQILKIKSFGHDTMMMLRSDGIFLYNTKTKKFSDFAFEEDKGLLSNGSYTNFEVYDNHIYFLKSGPTPLIHCQRKNSYFSKTKIPLPKGFTNNHSYITSSGKILTGDWEKGQIAICDNQFCYILRDKDNSTNLGILQLYFAASDNLQYISTSKCVYLLNEDDQKLSKYEVPAFINSNTEIEFRNFVEDKQGNIYIRERNTGIYIIRKGSHILEYFDTKISGTLFSALHYDQSTDKIWLGTEKNGLYIIDTKTQISKNYPFSRAGTNRKAFVSDIIGDKHGNVYLLMPGRGLMYISSSDMKAKLFTTLGGMPSDAVRYGYVAPDSILWITSEVGLIAFNRKNERFYSFDREKNAALFNYRIFPDHNGQIAQNQFPDNMIQIDDSILNNERTNGRIYIKEVRLFGTNIAVDSIIVLNYNQNNLIIGFGYLDPESATIPDLQFNINGREWESMQAMSVGMYNLSPGAYTIKVRQRYDHEKEFDVQLVINPPWWKTIWFYMFVSTFLFGFIFWAYKKRISYIRKEEYEKNKLKQRIAEIEMTALRAQMNPHFIFNCLNSINRFILTSNTDEASEYLTKFSRLIRMILDASREDVVPLDAELEALRLYIELESMRFQDSFEWKIIINEDVRTLDIMVPPLLLQPFVENAIWHGLMQAPALMVKKLNVNIYKKADDIKIEIVDNGIGREKATFLKSKSGDKHKSHGIALTEERLKLTQKLHGIISSITIEDLYDAQSNSCGTKVMIILNHKK; the protein is encoded by the coding sequence ATGCATTACCAAATATACAAATTTTGGTTCAATCTCACAATCATTATTTTTTGGTTGCCATATAATCTATTTGCTCAGCAAAGTTATCAAACAAATATTTATGGCATAAAGGATGGTTTGAGTTCTGAACTGTGCAGGTCGATGTATCGTGATAAAACTGGTTTTCTGTGGATTTCAACGGATAAAGGACTCAATAGATATGACGGAAATTCCTTTTATACATTCAAACACAAAGCAGGGGATCTAAATTCGATATCCAATAACAGCTGTAATGGAATGTTGGAAGACAGCAAAGGACGACTTTGGATAAATACTGACGATGGCCTGAGTCTGTTTGATCATAAAAATCATACTTTCAAAAATTATTATCCTGATACCACAGTGATGCCCATACAAGGCATCAGCTACACAGAAATGTTAGAAGATCAGTCCGGACGTATTTGGATAGGTGGATATTTTGATGTGTTAATATTTGATCCTGAAACTGAAAAATTTGTGAAGAGTGGTTGGTACGATTTTGCATTTAATGCGGGTATCATAAAATCAGAACAAAGGAATAGTATCACCCAAAGTATAAAACGAAAGTCAAAAACAGAGTTTTGGTTGATGACAGTGTACGGTCTATTTTCTGTGCAAACTACAAGCATGGTTTTTAAATATCATCCTCATCCTGATGTAAAAGACTATTTTGCATTTAATATTCATGAAATCGATAAAAACGGCACACTTTGGATTGGAACATATGATCAGTGTTTTTATACTTATCACTCATCTACTGAGACCTGGAAGCACCATACCTGTCCACCTGCACCTAATTATCTAACTGATCAAATACTTAAAATAAAATCATTTGGACATGATACAATGATGATGTTGCGGAGTGACGGAATATTTCTCTACAATACAAAAACAAAAAAATTTTCAGATTTTGCTTTTGAGGAAGATAAAGGTCTTCTCTCCAATGGTTCGTATACAAATTTTGAAGTGTATGATAACCATATTTATTTTCTTAAATCTGGCCCTACTCCACTTATACATTGCCAGAGAAAGAATTCATATTTTTCAAAAACAAAAATACCACTGCCAAAGGGTTTTACAAATAATCATAGTTATATCACATCTTCCGGAAAAATTCTGACAGGTGATTGGGAAAAAGGTCAAATTGCGATTTGCGATAATCAATTTTGTTACATTTTAAGAGATAAGGACAATAGCACTAATCTTGGTATTTTACAATTATACTTTGCAGCATCTGACAATCTACAATATATTTCTACAAGCAAATGTGTGTATCTATTGAATGAAGATGATCAGAAGCTTTCAAAATATGAAGTTCCAGCATTTATAAATTCAAATACAGAGATTGAATTCAGAAATTTTGTGGAAGACAAACAAGGGAATATATACATCAGGGAGCGGAATACCGGGATTTATATCATCAGAAAAGGTAGCCACATACTGGAATATTTTGATACAAAAATATCAGGCACACTTTTCAGTGCATTACACTATGATCAATCCACTGATAAGATATGGTTGGGAACAGAAAAAAATGGACTCTATATTATCGATACCAAGACACAAATTTCAAAAAACTATCCTTTTTCAAGAGCAGGCACCAACAGAAAAGCATTCGTCAGTGATATCATAGGTGACAAACATGGTAATGTATATTTATTGATGCCCGGTCGAGGTCTTATGTATATAAGCAGCTCGGATATGAAAGCCAAATTGTTTACAACGCTAGGAGGCATGCCTTCAGATGCGGTCAGATATGGATATGTAGCTCCTGACAGTATTTTATGGATTACATCTGAAGTAGGCCTCATCGCTTTTAATAGAAAAAATGAACGATTTTATTCTTTTGACAGAGAAAAGAATGCAGCGCTTTTTAATTACAGAATTTTTCCTGATCATAATGGACAAATAGCTCAAAACCAGTTTCCTGATAATATGATCCAGATAGATGACTCTATCCTGAACAATGAACGCACAAATGGACGTATCTATATCAAAGAAGTCAGACTTTTTGGAACAAACATAGCAGTAGACAGTATTATAGTTTTGAACTATAATCAAAATAATCTCATCATTGGATTCGGGTATTTGGATCCTGAATCAGCTACTATACCAGATCTCCAGTTTAATATCAACGGTAGGGAATGGGAATCAATGCAGGCGATGTCTGTAGGTATGTATAATTTGTCGCCAGGGGCTTATACAATTAAAGTAAGACAGAGATACGATCACGAAAAAGAATTTGATGTACAATTGGTCATTAATCCGCCTTGGTGGAAAACGATTTGGTTCTATATGTTTGTTTCGACATTTTTGTTCGGATTTATTTTTTGGGCTTACAAAAAGCGTATATCATATATTAGAAAAGAAGAGTATGAAAAAAACAAATTAAAACAACGTATTGCCGAAATTGAAATGACTGCCTTACGTGCGCAGATGAATCCACATTTTATCTTCAACTGTCTGAACTCAATCAATCGCTTTATACTGACCAGCAATACTGATGAGGCATCTGAGTATCTTACCAAATTTTCCCGACTTATCAGAATGATTCTGGATGCAAGCAGAGAAGATGTTGTGCCATTAGATGCAGAGCTTGAAGCCCTAAGATTATATATTGAATTGGAATCTATGAGGTTTCAGGATAGTTTTGAGTGGAAGATTATCATAAACGAGGACGTGCGTACTTTAGATATCATGGTGCCGCCACTTTTACTCCAACCCTTTGTAGAAAATGCCATTTGGCACGGACTCATGCAAGCACCGGCATTGATGGTCAAAAAACTGAATGTCAATATTTATAAAAAAGCAGATGATATTAAAATAGAAATAGTTGACAATGGCATCGGTCGGGAAAAAGCGACATTTCTCAAAAGTAAGTCCGGCGACAAACACAAATCTCATGGTATAGCCCTCACAGAAGAGCGTCTCAAACTGACGCAAAAACTTCATGGAATCATATCGTCCATCACGATTGAAGACTTATATGACGCACAGAGTAATTCATGCGGTACAAAGGTAATGATAATCTTAAATCATAAAAAATAA
- a CDS encoding response regulator transcription factor translates to MTAIIIDDELHCTDVMQILLTKHCPEVNITGIFNDSIQALDFLGHHQPDILFLDIEMPQMNGFDLLKKLGKITSRIVFTTAYDRYAIKAFKFSAIDYLLKPIDKAELISAVKKSSSAPSMEAIRHLHYLSQTEVPEKILLPIGNEIIFVHVKDIICCEADGSYCRVYCNELEKPYLLSKTLRDIEALLNNPEFFRPHASWLIKESYIRKIVKGDAMEIIMAEDIRVPVSRNKRQEVIDRLVK, encoded by the coding sequence ATGACAGCAATTATCATAGATGATGAGTTGCATTGCACTGATGTAATGCAAATTCTACTGACAAAACACTGCCCTGAAGTAAATATAACGGGCATTTTCAACGATTCGATTCAGGCGTTGGATTTTCTCGGGCATCATCAGCCGGACATCTTATTTCTGGACATTGAAATGCCACAGATGAATGGTTTTGATTTGCTGAAAAAATTGGGAAAGATTACTTCAAGAATCGTATTTACCACAGCATATGATCGGTATGCTATTAAGGCTTTTAAATTCAGTGCCATAGATTATTTGCTAAAGCCCATAGATAAGGCTGAATTGATATCTGCCGTAAAAAAATCATCTTCAGCACCATCTATGGAAGCCATCCGTCATCTGCATTACCTGAGTCAAACAGAAGTACCTGAAAAAATTCTGCTCCCGATAGGTAATGAAATTATTTTTGTACATGTAAAAGACATTATTTGTTGTGAAGCTGATGGAAGTTATTGTAGAGTATACTGTAATGAACTGGAGAAACCATATCTATTATCAAAGACCCTGCGAGACATAGAGGCGTTGCTCAACAATCCAGAATTTTTCAGACCACATGCTTCATGGTTAATTAAGGAATCATACATCAGGAAGATAGTGAAGGGAGATGCAATGGAGATCATTATGGCGGAAGACATCAGAGTACCTGTATCGAGGAACAAACGTCAGGAAGTCATCGACAGGTTAGTGAAGTGA